The window ATTGGCCAATTTGATTCATCAACCCCATGTTGGACTATGTAGGCGAACATTAATCGCTCTAATCCAAAACCAGCACAACCTGTAACTATATAATCTTCATTATCATATTTTATATTAAAATTCTTACTAAAGAAATTTTCATGATAATTAAATGATGCCACTGATATGGTATTTTTTTTATTTAAATTTATTCTTAATTCAAACTTCAAGGTCTGAAGCCTCTGATTAAATGTTTTTAAAACTGCTTCAGGACTTGCAAAAAATGGATCATTTGCTATTTCTGCATGTCCATTGAGACCCAAATCCTCCATCAAAGAAAAAGAGGCTTTCATCAATTTCTGCCTACAATCGGTTACAAAATCTTGATTACCCAAAAATACTATTTCTCTAATAGTAAAATCCCAAAGTCGTTCAATGGTCTTTTGATATCTGGATTCATGGCGAAATGATTTACCCTTGGAAGTTATCACCTTATTAAAACCATTAGTAAAAATTGAATCTTTAAATTGATGATATGTATGGTAACACATTGTTGGAGGGAGACAATAATCGACATTACCTAAATGATTTTTGACATAGTGATTTGTCTTATGTTCTTTTTTAAATTCAAAATTAAATTTTTCATAATTTTCCAAATCATTATGCAAGCTTGAAACAAACATTAATAATTGCGGAAAAGAATCTAAACATCCACATTTTTCTATAACCTTAGTTGGGATTAAAGTGGGGTATCTGAACTCCTCTGCTTTGAATAAATCACCAATGATTTTCATGATACGAGCATCCAAATAATCCATTAGTTTTATAAGTGGTTCACCAAAACCAACCTGCCCTTCACCACCAATCGTAATCACTTTATTTCGTTTCAAATTATCAAAAACATCCTCATGATATTCTCGGTCTTCTTTATTTTCCCATATTTTATTGGAATTTAATATTTTTTGGGTTGAAATTTCATTTTCAACTACCTTATTGATGTTATTAGATATTTTACGAATATTAGGGGTGTTTTCTGAGGATATTTCTAATCCTACAATATTTTCATTTTCAATTAAAATTTCAAATTCTAAAATCTCTGATGATATAAAAAATACTCTACGATATAATTCTTCATAATATTCAACACTCAGAGGTGTTTTGAATTTCACCACATTTTTCTTCACCATTATTCCTGTCCTACTTTTTCTAGTTTTTTATTTACCAACTCAACAACAGCATTAATAGTATTCATTTTTTTTATATCCAAATCCTCTCCAGTAAGCTGGAGCTTAAAGGTCTTTTCAATAAACAGTACAAGTTGCATTGCAAATAATGAGTTAACTATACCTGATTCAAAATAATCTTCCTCGTCGCCAAGTTCAATATCTTCAATAAATTCATAGAAAAAATCTTTAATTGTTTTTTTAATATAATCCATGGTTGTTTTTTTTAATTGTATTTTATTTAAAATAATATTATTTTATTAAAGGAACCTTTACAATCTCACAATGTACTTAACTAAGTTTGATGATTTAAAATTTACAAATTGTAAGGTTTCATTTAGGCAATTATACAAATATTGCTCCAAGTAGACTAGGTTAATTATAATAATATTGTTATCAATATTAAATCTATTATTTGAATTAAGAATTAATGGTATATTTAAGATTTTACTTTAATAAAAATTAAAAATTAGTATTGTATTTATAGAATCCTTGACCACTTTTTCTCCCAAGCATCCCTGCTTGCGTCATTTTATATAATAATGGACATGGCCTATATTTTCCATCTTTAAAACTATCATACAATACCTCCATAGAGTGCAATATTGTATCAATTCCTATTAAATCAGCAGTTTCTAAAGGTCCCATGGTTTGGGCGTAGCTATTTTTCAAAATATTATCTATATCTGATGCTGATGCAACATTCTCTTGAACCAAAAAAGCTGCTTCATTAATCATAAACGTCATTAAACGATTGGATACAAATCCTGGCATATCATTTATAACTATAGAATCTTTCTTCATCTTACTTAACAAATCATTTGTAACTGAAATTGTTTTATCATTAGTTAGGACACCTTTAATCACCTCCACTGAATCTTTTAATGGGACTGGATTCATAAAATGAACACCGATTACTCGTTCCGGGTTGTCAACAATATGGGCTATTTTTGTGATTGAAATACAGGATGTATTTGCAGCGAAAACTGTTGATTCTGTACAAATTGAATTGATTTTACTATAGACTTGTTTTTTTATTTCCCAATTTTCAGTAACATTTTCTATTATATAGTCTACATTCTCTAACTCTTGATAGTTAGTAGTGAACTTAATAAAATTCAATACCTCATTAACATCAATTTTATTCTTCTCTTTACTATAAATAGAATATAGCCTTACATTTTGCTGGATTCTTGCTTTAGCTTCCTTTAATTTAACCTCTGTTATATCCAGTAAAACAACTGAAATATTTTTTTGAGCCAGATTTTGTGCAACGCCAATTCCTATAGTACCGGCTCCGATCACACCAACAACTTTAAATCTATTCTTATTCTCCATTAGTATTAGTCTTGTTTAAAATTAGTAATTCTATATATCAATTTTATTTGATTTAGGATTACTTTGTCCTATATTTACTTTTTCAACTTTATTTATTCTTATATTTTCACATGCTTCATAATCCTTTTCAATTGATAATGCCAATTTATACAGGATACTATTTTCAAAAATTGCCTTCAATGGTATATCTTTATTAAAGGTATATTTAATAGATGATATAATTTGGGTGGCGAGTAATGAATGACCACCAAGTTCAAAGAAATTATCATTAATTCCCACCTTTTCAACTCCTAATAACTCTTGCCAAATTATAGCAAGATTCTTCTCTATTTCCGTCTTGGGAGGAACATATTCATTGGTCATTTGAAGATTACCTTGCGGATCCGGTAAAGCTTTCTTATCAATCTTACCATTTGAGGTTAAAGGCATGGCCTCTAAGCTTACAAACAACGAAGGAACCATATAATCAGGTAAAGTCTTTGATAGTGCTTCTCTTAGTTTCTCGATCTTCAAACCTTGACTAGCATCCACATCTTGGGAAGGAACCACATACCCCACCAATTGCTTATTTCCTGTGGCATCTTCCTTGGCCAATACAACACTCGAACTTACTTGATCTTGTTGGTTTAACACTGATTCAATCTCTCCCAACTCTATCCTAAAACCTCTGATTTTTACTTGGTCATCTAGTCTACCGATAAACTCAATGTTCCCATCTGGTAAATATCTAGCCAAATCTCCCGTCTTATAAAGTCTTGAATTTGGATCTTTACTAAATGGATCCTTTATGAATTTTTTACGCGTCAAATCAGGCTGATTCAAATAGCCTCGAGCTAATCCATTTCCCGAAATACATAACTCTCCAACAACTCCGATCGGAACAGACTTTTGGGTTTTATCAAGAATGTAGACCTTTGTGTTCTCTATTGGCTGGCCTATAGTTTCACATCCATCAAGTGTTCTTAATGAATATGTTGTATAGGTTGTATCTTCTGATGGCCCATATAAATCATAAACTTTAATATTTCCTCCCTGCTCGTATAACTCATTAACTATCTTCTTACTCAAATATTCACCTGCTAAATTTATTGTTTTTACTGTCGAAGGTATCTCTTTTTGATCAAGAAGATATTTAATTCCTGAAGGAACAGTATTTATAAAAGTTATTTTTTGTTTATTAATTGATTCTGTTACGGATAATATATTCTTCTCAAGAATTATGCTACAACCTATACTTAATGGTAAATAAAGTTCAAAAATTGATAAATCAAAAGCTATAGAAGTCGAGGCTAATGTGCCTGCCAATTCCTGTTTGGAGTACAATTTCTGAGCCCATTTTAGTAATGAAAATGTATTCCTATGCTCTACCATAACTCCTTTGGGATTGCCTGTTGAACCCGAGGTATATATAACATATGCCAGGTTATCTCCCTTAACTCCTGTTTCAATATTTGTTCTAGGAGCTTTGGCTATCTTTTCCCATTCAGAATCAAGATAAATAATCTCTGAATTTGTTTTTGGCAACTCTATTTGTTCTTGTGTTAAAACTATAGCACAATTCGTGTCTTTAAACATGTAAGAGATTCTCTCCTCTGGATAGGTCGGGTCAATAGGTACATAAGCGCCTCCTGCCTTTAGTATTCCTAACAATCCTACTATCATTTCCAATGAACGCTCTACACAAATACCTACTAAACTTTCCGCCTTTACGCCTTTACTCTGTAAATAATACGCTAGCTGATTTGACCTTTCATTTAACTCTCGATAAGTCAAAGAATCACCTTCAAATACTACGGCCACATTATCTGGGGTCTTTTCTGACTGCTCCTCAAATAATTGATGAATACATTTTTCCTTAGGATAATCTACTTGGGTGTCATTCCAATCAAAAAGTAACTGCTGCCTTTCTGAAGAAGTCAGTAACTCTATGTCTGATATTTTGATATTAGGATTAAGAATTATTGTATCAATAAGAATTTTGTAGTGTTTAATCATTCGATCAATACTGTGTCTATCAAAAAGATCCGTATTGTATTCTATTCTTCCATAAAGACCTTTTTGCGTCTCAGTAAATTCTAATGTCAAATCAAATCTAGAAACAATTTGTTCAAAATTTAGAGGCTTCAGGCTTAATTCACCGAGGGAAAGTTCACTTACCGGATTATTCTGCAAGATCATCATTACTTGAAATAACGGAGAGTACGCCAAGTTCCTATTGGGCTGTGTAATTTCAACCACTTTCTCAAAAGGAATATCTTGATTAGAATAGGCATCAAGTGTTACATTTTTTATTTGTTCAACAAAATTTAAAAAACTAAAATCATCATTCAAATTAGTTCTTAAAGCAAGTGTATTCACAAAAAATCCTATTAATGGCTCTATTTCTATTCTGGTCCTGTTCGCAATTGGCGAACCTACACAAATATCACTCTGTCCAGTATACTTATATAATAATACTTTAAACAGTGATAACAGGGTCATAAATAATGTAACATCATTATCCTTAGAAAAGGCATAGAGCTTTTCTGAAATGGATTTATTTAACTGAAAATAAACATTAGCTCCATTATACGTTTGTTCAATAGGTCTGGATTTATTAATTGGTAATTTAAGTGTTGGCAACCCGGACAATTGATTTTTCCAATATTCCGATTGTTTTGTCAAAATATCACCATCAATGTAATTCCTTTGCCAAACCGCATAATCTGCATACTGAATTTCCAAATCAGGTAAAGGAGATGATTTATTCTCATTGTATGCATTATATAAAATTGAAATTTCTTTATATAATACAGAAATTGACCACCCATCTGAAATGATATGGTGTTTATTGAGAAACAATACATGATTATCTTTTTCTAATTTATATAGTTCAATATCAATTAAACTATCATTAACTAAATCAAAATGCTTCTGAGAATTTAATTGAATTCTTTTTAGAATACTCTTAGTAGCTTTTTTTTCGGATTTATTACTAAAATCAATTATTTTAAGCTCAAATTTCGATTCTTTATTAATTTTTTGAAAAGGAAGATTGTTTATTGTAATAATATTAGTTCTCAAAACTTCATGTCTTCTTATTATTTCAGTAAAAGTTTTTTCCAAAATTTTAAAATCAAGCCTTCCTACTAATTTAGCTGCACCAGGCATATTATAAGCTGAATTATCTGAATATTGGTCTATAAACCATAAACGCTCTTGAGCAAAAGATAAAGGTAAGTGTTGTACCCTTGGAATTGCCGTAACCCTAGAAATTCCTACCGCAGATTTTGAATTAGCAATAGTTTTAGCAAAATCCATTAATATTGGTTTCTGAAATATTAATTTCAAAGGTAATTCAACATTAATTTCATCCCTAATTTTGGATATTAACTGTGTAGCTATCAAAGAATGGCCACCTAATTCAAAGAAGTTATCAAAAATTCCAATTTTACTAACACCTAATAAATCTTGCCAAATCTTGGTAAGTTTTTGCTCTATATTAGTACGGGGAGCCACATAAATATTTTCAGTTTCTATTCTCTCTTTACCTATTTCTGGTAATAAATTATCATCAATTTTCCCATTCAAGGTTAATGGTATATTTTCTATTGACACGAAATGAGACGGGATCATGAACGCAGGTAATTTTCTTTCTAAATACTTCCTGATTTCATTAATGTTCTCAATAATAGAATCTCTTTTTATGGTGTCATTTGAATATTCACGAACCTTCATATTACCAAATTGCTCGGATTTATTTATGACAACCCTACCATCAATTTTTTTATTAATGAATAAAACATTACACAGATATTTATTTTCATTCCAAACAACTTCCTTTCTATAATTATCAACACATATCTCTAATAGAGGTTTGTAACCTTCAACCGGTTCATTCCTAATTTGACTCTTGATTTCGTTCAATGTAGCTCCCTCTTCCTCAATAAGCTGAGATAAAACTTCGTCTTCTTCCAAAAAATAATTTGGGACATTTTCCAAGGATACAACATCTATATTTTCATCTTGAAGTACTTTATCTAATTTTTCATATAATTCGTTCTCCACGCTCCAATCAAATCTCTTATCAACTTCTTTTACAAAATCATTATTAATATGTAAAATTACATTATACCGATACTTATTCATTTCTGTTTGATACTTTCCCTGTTTATATCTTATATCTACATGAGAAACTCTTGGAAATCGTTTTTGTAAATAAACGAAATATTGGGGATCAATTATTAATTCTTTTTCATTCCTCATTTCGTTTTTTATTCTTTCTTTCAGAGTGTTAACAGATTGTCCTTCGTCTATTTTATACAATTCCGTCGATCTGAAAAAATCTTCCATTAATTGATAATTTCTTATATCTCCAACTATGATGAATCCCTTACCCGGAATTTTTTCCATGCTATCAACCAAAACCTTTTCAAAGTAATTAAGATTTGGAAAGTATTGAGTTACAGAATTTATAATGATAGTATCCACATCATTTACATTGAGGTTATGGATTTCATCTGCTCCTCTTAAAAACAATTCTACATTTCCGTATATATCGATTTCGGAATTAATAATTTCATTTAAATAGTTTATAGATTCTTTTGAATTATCTATACCATAATACTTTTTTAAATCTGGCACCAATTCAAATAATAGTAAACCAGTTCCACTTCCTATTTCTAATATTGTAGAGGGCTTAAATTGCTTTATTAAATCTATGGTATTTTCTAACCATTCTAACATTTCATTCTTCCCAATGGGTAGTCCTGTGAAACTACTATTCCAACCAATGAATTCGTTTTTATTTTTAGATTCAATTTTTGAATATGTATCATCATATAATGATACCCAATCCTCTACCCTTTTCCCTGTAATTATATCATTATTATTGCGATGGTTATGAAATTTAATATAGGCTACTATTTCATTAATCTTTGTAACCTTACTATTCAAGGACCTTACAATTGCTATTTCAACATTTGAATGATTTAAAAGATTGGATTCAATTTCATTGAGCTCAACTCTAAAACCACGAACCTTTACTTGATTATCTATCCTACTTATAAATTCAATATTACCATCGGAGTTGTATTTTACCAAATCTCCAGTTTTATACAATCTCTGATTGGTGTCATCTTTAAAAGGATTTTTTATAAATCGCTTGGCGGTTAGTTCAGGCTGATTTAAATACTCACGAGCTAAGCCATCTCCTGAAATATATAATTCACCAGCAACTCCTGAAGGCACAAGGTTCCGGTTTTTATCTAGAATATACAATTCTGTATTGTCAAGAGGTTTTCCAATTGGTACTGTATTTTCATATGTGTTTGATACTTCATGAAAACATGTAAAAACTGTTGACTCGGTTGGCCCATATACATGAATAATTTTACCACTTCCAAGAATGTTGTAAGCATCATTCACATGTCTATTGGAAACCAATTCACCTCCAAATAATATTTTTCTTATACTTTTTAAAGCTTCTACATTATAATCAATTATTGAATTAAATAGAGCAGTGGTAACGAATAATACACTAATATCTTTGGAAATAATGTAGTCGGTTAGTTGTTTAACGTCCATTACTATTTCCTTTTCTAATAATACTAATGTCGATCCGTTTAATAATGCTGCATATATATCAAATACTGAACCATCGAATGCATAATTTGATAATTGAAGAATATTATCATTCCTGGATATCTCAATGTAATTTAGACTCTTTGCTATTCGATAAACGCTATAATGATTAATTAAGGTTCCTTTAGGCTTTCCTGTTGAACCTGAAGTATATATCACATATGCTAAATTATTACCGATTACCTTAGAATTTATATTATCAATTGGCTCTTTATCTATTCTATCCCAATCTGAATCGAGATATAATATTTTTGAATCAAATTGAGGTAATTTTATATGCTTTTGACTTAAAACTATTTCACAATTTGCATCTTCAATCATGTATGAAATTCTTTCCTGTGGAAAAGTAGGGTCAATTGGGACATAAGCCCCTCCAGCTTTTAGAATTCCAAGAATTCCTATTATCATCTCCAAAGAACGGTCAACACAAATTCCTACAAAATCCTCTACTTTAACCCCTTTATTACATAAATAATAACTTAATTTATTAGCCCTTTCATTTAATTCTTTATAAGTTAATACTTCCTCTTTAAAGGTAAGTGCTATATTGTATGGCGTCTTTAAAACCTGTTCTTCGAAAAGTTGATGTATACATTTTTCCTTAGGATATTCTACAAATGTATCATTCCGGTCGAATATTAACTGTTTAGTTTCATGCTCTGGTAGTATGTCTAGTTCAGAAATTCTCAAATTTGGATTAGAAATTATAGATTGAATTAGTTCCTGAAAATGCCGTATCATTCTTTCTATACTATTTCTATCGAATAAATCAGTATTATACTCAATCATACCTGCCAATCCTCCAATTGTTTCCGTTAAATCTATGGTTAAATCAAATTTTGAAATAACCCGTTCAAGAGCCAAAGGTTTTAAAGTCAAGTCACCAAGAGATAGTTCACTTACAGGATTGTTTTGTAAAACAATCATTACCTGTACCAAGGGAGAATATGATATATTTCTTTCCGACAATACAGTATCTACAACTTTCTCAAATGGCACATCTTGATTATCATATGCCTCTAGAGTGGTTCGTTTTACATTTTTAACAAATTCTTTAAATGTAATTTGGTCATTTAGATTACTTCGCAAGGCAAGAGTATTAACAAAAAAGCCAATTAAAGGTTCTATTTCACTTTTAGTCCTGTTTGCTATTGGTGAACCCACGCAAATATCTTCTTGCCCAGTATACTTGTATAAGAGAACTTTAAATATGGCTAATAAGGTCATGTAAAGTGTAACATCATTATCCTTACTAAATAAATTTAATTGATCAGTTAGTTCCCTATTAATATTTAAAGGGAGATTTCTTCCATTAAATGTTTGTTCTTTCGGGCGCTGATTGTCGATAGGTAATTCTATTAATTGGGTATTATTCAATTTAACCTTCCAATATTCTAATTGTTTTTGTAATGTCTCACCTTGAATATGATTTCTTTGCCATACGGAATAATCGGAATACTGAATTTCCAATTCAGGTAATGGAGAAGGTTTTTGTTCAATAAATGCTTTATATAAAACCGAAATTTCTTTAAATAAAACATAAAATGACCATCCATCAGATATTATGTGATGTTGGTTTAAAAACAGAATATACTCTTCTTGATTAATTTTATAAAGAATTACTCTTATTAAACTATCATATGTCAAATCAAAAGGCTTTTCTGATTCCAATTTGATTTGTCCATGAATTATTTCATTAGCTTTATCATGATTTAAATAACTGTGATCAATTACATTAAGTTTAAACTTAATTTCATCTTGAATAATTTGTCTTGGCTCATTATTAATAGTTATAATATTAGTTCTTAAAACCTCATGCCTTTTAATAATTTCTAAAAATGTTGCTTCCAGAACTTTAATATCAAGATTCCCTACTAATTTTATTGCCTGAACAACATTGTAACTGGAATTATTCTCATATTGATCTATAAACCATAGACGTTCTTGGGCGAACGATAATGGTCTATATTTACTTTTTAAAAGAGTGATGATTCCTTGTTTATTATTCCGTATTTCATCTAGTATTTTATCAGTAATTATTTTTTTATCTGCTTCAATTAATAATTCTTCATTTTCAACACTTAACGAAACATTTAATTTAATCAAGTATTCTACTAACTTAATAACATCCATATCCATATCCCTATACTTTAAATTTTTCTCTATTAATAGAACAATCTGAATTATTATTTATGACTTCATCATTAAATAATCCTTGACTCTTAGTTACCATTATTTTATCAATTACATTGTTTGACTTTGCATTTTCAACAATATTTGAGAAACCTCTTAAATCCGGAGCTCCAAATAATGATTTTAATGGTAATTCTATACTGTGTTCAGTTCTAATTATTGAAATCACTCTTGTCGCCAATATAGAATTCCCTCCAAGCTCGAAAAAATTATCATTAACGCTTATTTCTTCTACACCTAATACCTTATTCCAAATAATTGCTATTTTGTATTCTGTTGGAGTGAAATTTCCTTCATTCAAATTAAATTGTACATCTTGATTATAGTTTTGTTCCTTTCTAAATAGCTCATACTTTACTTCATTTATGTCCAATTTTGAAATTATTACTTGATCATAATTTGATTGATTAATTAAATTGTAATATACTTCAGCTCCTTCCTTTTGATTTACCGTATTTAACTGTAAAAGTCTTCCCAGCCCCTGCATTTTTCCATAATCCTTTTCAATAGTTAATGAATTTTCTTTCATCATTCCTATATCGATCCAGCCTAACCAATTAGTAGAGATGATTTTAATATCTTTTCGTCCTATCTTATCTACCGCCAAATAATCCAAATAACTATTAGAAGCGCAATATTCAATTCGATTTACATCGCCCATTATACTAGCTAAGGATGATGTAAGGGCTATATATTTAGAATTACTTAGATTAAAGGTGTTAATAATATTATTTATACCATAAACTTTACCTTTAAATGCGTTTTTAACGTTTGGTAAGTCATACTTATCTACAGGAAGAGGTAAAACCCCGGCGGCATGAATTATACCATTTATATAGCCATGTTTATTTTCAATTTCTTCTTTAAGATTATTCAATTGATGTACATCTGATATATCAACATTACAAATATTAACTACCGATCCATTATCTCTAATCTCTTCAATAATTTGAAATTTCTGTTTATTATAATCAGAGCGTTGTAATTCATCAATATTATTCCTACTTACCAGAACAAATGTTACTTTATGTTTTTTTGAAATACAATTAGCCATTGCTAACCCAACTCCACCTAAACCTCCTGTAATTAAAATAACATCATTATTTTCTATTAAATTATTCTCAGGAAACGAAGGGTTTATTTTAGCAAAGCTTTCTTTCCATAACTTTCCATATCTAAAAGCCAATAATTCTTCACTTTTTTTATAAGTTTCATCTGTAATAACCTGATAAACAAAAGGTACAATAATGCTTTTATCTGTACCTACATCAATCACCCTTGCATCTAGATTAGGAAATTCATGATTAATATTCCTGGTTGCTCCTACTAAAGTTCCATTAGATGGATTTATACTATCCTTGCTGGTTATTTGAGCTAAATTATTGGTTAACACTAATAAACTCTTTAAATAATTAACATTCAGTAAATATTTATGTATCAAGAATATTGAATAAAAGTTATAATTTAACGCATCATCAAGCAGATCTATATTATCTATAGATGCACAATGAATAATAGCATCATATTTTATATCCTGTGCCTTTATTGATCTTGTCATTTCTATAAAATCTGACTCATTCACAACACTTGAAAACAAAAGACTTGAATTACTATTATTTACTAAATTCAAATCGTATGATCCTAATACTATGATATGAATCTCTTTCGCTATATCGGTAAAATCTAATGAATCCAACTGATCTTTTCTAACAAACACTAAAGCGGATTCGAATAACTTCTCTTTATTAATTATACTACTTAGATTTGTTACTGCTGACCAAATTGGTGTTGACAACCATTTATCTTTTGGCAACATTTTTAGTTGACCGTTGAGATGGTCTTGCGTGTTTCCATTTATCCAACATGTCTTATTGTCAAATTGATATGTAGGCAAATTTGTAAGCTTGTTTGCATGTTTAAACAGTTTTAAATCATTTGGCTTCCGAATAATTCCTATTTCCCAAAGTTTTCCAAAAATGTCTTCTTTGCTATTAAGATTTTTATATTTATGACTCTTTTCCTCCCTTATTGAAGGTAACAGTTTTAAAGTTCTTATTGATTTATTGTTATTTACATTTTTATATTTGTTAACAAAGTAACATAATCCATCATCTGGTCCAATTTGAATAAAACTGATTTGGCTGTTAAATTTCTCAGCAAGATTATCAATACCTTTTGCAAACTGGACGGTATTTCTAAGGTGTTTATACCAATAACTACCTTTTGAAACTTCACTCTTAGCAATTTCTCCACTTAAATTAGATATAAATATCTTTTTAGGTTGATTTAATTTGATATCACTAAACAAGCTTTCTATTTCAAATGAAATATGCTCCATCATCCTAGAATGACTTGCATATGATGTGTTCAATAGGACTGAAGGTATTTTTTCATTATCAATTTTCTCTTTAAGTTGTTTTATGGCTGCATCACTGCCTGAAATTACAATATCATCTATTGAATTAACCAGTGATATTTCACAGTTAAATTCTTTAACGATATTACTAATTTGATCTTCACTGGCATTTACAGCCAACATTCCACCTAACTCCATATTATTTAATAGCTTTGCTCTAGCTATTACAATCTTTATTGCGTCTTCTAAGCTAAATACACCTGATAAGGTCGCTGCAACATACTCACCCAGACTATGTCCTATATAACCATCTGCCCGAATACCTAGTTTTTCAATATACTCAGCAAATGCATACTCTATAATAAATATTGATATCTGTGCCCATCTAGTTTCATTTATATCATATTGTTCATTCCCCAATTCAGGATACATGACATCATAAAGGTCTA of the Zhouia spongiae genome contains:
- a CDS encoding acyl carrier protein → MDYIKKTIKDFFYEFIEDIELGDEEDYFESGIVNSLFAMQLVLFIEKTFKLQLTGEDLDIKKMNTINAVVELVNKKLEKVGQE
- a CDS encoding aminoacyl--tRNA ligase-related protein is translated as MVKKNVVKFKTPLSVEYYEELYRRVFFISSEILEFEILIENENIVGLEISSENTPNIRKISNNINKVVENEISTQKILNSNKIWENKEDREYHEDVFDNLKRNKVITIGGEGQVGFGEPLIKLMDYLDARIMKIIGDLFKAEEFRYPTLIPTKVIEKCGCLDSFPQLLMFVSSLHNDLENYEKFNFEFKKEHKTNHYVKNHLGNVDYCLPPTMCYHTYHQFKDSIFTNGFNKVITSKGKSFRHESRYQKTIERLWDFTIREIVFLGNQDFVTDCRQKLMKASFSLMEDLGLNGHAEIANDPFFASPEAVLKTFNQRLQTLKFELRINLNKKNTISVASFNYHENFFSKNFNIKYDNEDYIVTGCAGFGLERLMFAYIVQHGVDESNWPIKL
- a CDS encoding 3-hydroxyacyl-CoA dehydrogenase family protein; the protein is MENKNRFKVVGVIGAGTIGIGVAQNLAQKNISVVLLDITEVKLKEAKARIQQNVRLYSIYSKEKNKIDVNEVLNFIKFTTNYQELENVDYIIENVTENWEIKKQVYSKINSICTESTVFAANTSCISITKIAHIVDNPERVIGVHFMNPVPLKDSVEVIKGVLTNDKTISVTNDLLSKMKKDSIVINDMPGFVSNRLMTFMINEAAFLVQENVASASDIDNILKNSYAQTMGPLETADLIGIDTILHSMEVLYDSFKDGKYRPCPLLYKMTQAGMLGRKSGQGFYKYNTNF